The following are encoded in a window of Fusobacterium sp. genomic DNA:
- a CDS encoding VOC family protein, which translates to MNGAELLLCCLDGKAENGKANVLFEKKGVDKMKFKCPMLVVNNIENSREFYKKVLGLRVISDFGANITFTGGLALQTRESWIEFIGKQSKDIKYKGNDAEMYFEEDDFDNFIIKLKSFPEIKYVHDVIEHFWGQRAVRFYDLDYHIIEVGENMKLVCKRFLEQGMTIEEVAKKTLFSEKFVQSCL; encoded by the coding sequence ATGAATGGTGCAGAGCTATTGCTATGCTGCTTAGATGGAAAAGCAGAAAATGGGAAAGCAAACGTTTTGTTTGAGAAAAAAGGAGTTGATAAAATGAAGTTTAAATGTCCAATGCTTGTAGTAAATAATATAGAAAATTCAAGAGAATTTTACAAAAAAGTCTTGGGTCTAAGAGTAATTTCAGATTTTGGAGCAAATATAACTTTTACTGGAGGGTTAGCTCTTCAAACTAGGGAATCATGGATTGAATTTATTGGAAAACAATCTAAAGATATAAAATATAAAGGTAATGATGCAGAAATGTATTTTGAAGAGGATGATTTTGACAATTTTATAATAAAATTAAAATCTTTTCCTGAAATAAAATATGTTCATGATGTAATAGAGCATTTTTGGGGGCAGAGAGCTGTTAGATTTTATGATCTTGATTATCATATTATTGAAGTTGGAGAAAATATGAAATTAGTTTGTAAAAGATTTTTAGAACAGGGAATGACAATAGAAGAGGTAGCTAAAAAAACTCTTTTCTCAGAAAAATTTGTTCAATCTTGTCTTTAA
- a CDS encoding DNA-3-methyladenine glycosylase, whose amino-acid sequence MILKREFYTRDAVTVAKELLGKVLVKKIGKTLFKGRITEVEAYMGAEDKASHSYNNRRTDRTEVMYKEGGYSYVFLIYGMYNCFNVTASVKDNPQAVLIRGVEPLDNKELMMIERKVKKEKDIANGPGKLTKALGITKEDNGDDLTKKKNLWIEDDGYIPEKITETTRIGIDYAEEDALKPWRFYITNSIHVSKKIEINKKEAKK is encoded by the coding sequence ATGATATTAAAGAGAGAATTTTATACAAGAGATGCAGTAACAGTAGCAAAAGAACTTTTAGGGAAAGTATTAGTTAAAAAAATTGGAAAAACTCTTTTTAAAGGTAGAATAACAGAGGTGGAAGCATATATGGGAGCAGAAGATAAGGCAAGCCATTCATATAATAATAGACGAACTGACAGAACAGAAGTTATGTATAAGGAAGGAGGATATTCCTATGTATTTTTGATATATGGTATGTATAATTGCTTTAATGTAACGGCCTCTGTAAAAGATAATCCTCAGGCAGTCCTCATCAGAGGAGTAGAACCACTTGACAATAAAGAATTAATGATGATAGAAAGAAAGGTAAAAAAGGAAAAAGATATAGCAAATGGACCAGGTAAATTAACGAAAGCATTAGGAATAACCAAAGAAGATAATGGAGATGATTTAACAAAAAAGAAAAATCTCTGGATAGAAGATGATGGATATATTCCTGAAAAGATAACTGAAACTACAAGAATAGGGATAGATTATGCAGAAGAAGATGCTTTAAAGCCTTGGCGATTTTATATAACCAATAGTATACATGTATCTAAAAAAATTGAAATAAACAAAAAAGAAGCTAAAAAATAA
- a CDS encoding ABC transporter ATP-binding protein: MIEFVEVNKNFGEYHIIKNLSLKIETGKITVIIGSSGCGKTTTLKMVNKLILPTSGKIYIEGEDISQKDTIKLRRNIGYVIQQTGLFPHMTVKENIEIIAKIENIDRNKINLRTKELMKMINLDYATFSERYPLELSGGQQQRVGVARAFALDPEIILMDEPFSAVDPISRKQLQDELIDIQKNLGKTIIFVTHDIHEAVKIADKICLMNNGEIMQYDTPENIIKNPKNDFIRKFINS; this comes from the coding sequence ATGATAGAATTTGTTGAGGTTAACAAAAATTTTGGAGAATATCATATAATAAAAAACCTTTCTTTAAAGATAGAAACAGGTAAAATTACTGTGATAATAGGTTCCAGTGGCTGTGGAAAGACTACAACTTTAAAAATGGTAAATAAGCTTATTCTTCCTACTTCTGGAAAAATATATATAGAAGGGGAAGATATTTCTCAAAAAGATACTATCAAACTAAGAAGAAATATAGGATATGTTATACAGCAGACTGGACTTTTCCCACACATGACTGTAAAAGAAAACATAGAAATTATTGCTAAAATAGAGAATATAGATAGAAATAAAATAAATTTGAGAACAAAAGAGCTTATGAAAATGATAAATCTTGATTATGCAACATTTTCTGAGAGATATCCTCTGGAACTCAGTGGAGGACAGCAGCAGAGAGTGGGAGTAGCAAGAGCTTTTGCCCTAGATCCAGAAATAATACTTATGGATGAACCTTTCAGTGCAGTGGATCCAATAAGCAGAAAGCAGCTGCAGGATGAATTGATAGATATTCAAAAAAATCTTGGAAAAACGATTATTTTTGTTACTCATGATATTCATGAGGCAGTAAAAATAGCTGATAAAATATGTCTTATGAATAATGGAGAAATAATGCAGTATGATACTCCTGAAAATATTATCAAAAATCCTAAAAATGATTTTATTAGAAAATTTATAAATAGTTAA
- a CDS encoding fimbria/pilus periplasmic chaperone: MKKLFFIILLLNISILSYSLNFSVAPTGFAVDLKKVSTYEIYITNNTSDSLRLEAHFNSDTGFGEKYNLNSNLTIFPKIISVKPASTQTVRFRVKPDSSMKDGEYASLLTFTEIPGEIKTVADNTQNTGVSTNLQFITEINIGVYGYKGELTHKGTLSDIKFSSANNLAVITASSLSEGNTSLKFSCNLKVLNSNTEIEGLLGISAREGKKDLSLSLQLEPNLKGKKAKLVITDQNGKVYYDKVHTL; the protein is encoded by the coding sequence ATGAAAAAACTGTTTTTTATTATATTATTATTAAATATTTCAATATTATCATATTCACTTAATTTCTCTGTAGCTCCTACAGGATTTGCTGTTGACTTAAAAAAAGTTTCCACTTATGAAATATATATTACAAATAATACTTCAGATTCTCTTAGATTGGAAGCACATTTTAATTCTGATACTGGTTTTGGAGAAAAGTATAATCTTAATTCTAATCTTACTATATTTCCAAAAATAATATCTGTAAAACCAGCTTCTACTCAAACAGTGAGATTCAGAGTAAAGCCTGATTCTTCTATGAAAGATGGAGAATATGCAAGTTTACTTACTTTTACAGAAATTCCTGGAGAAATAAAAACTGTAGCTGATAATACTCAAAATACTGGAGTATCAACAAATCTACAATTTATTACAGAAATTAATATTGGAGTTTATGGATACAAAGGAGAGCTTACACACAAAGGGACACTATCAGATATAAAATTCAGCTCTGCTAATAATTTAGCTGTTATCACTGCTTCTTCTCTATCAGAAGGTAATACATCTTTAAAATTTTCATGTAATCTAAAAGTTTTAAATTCTAATACAGAAATAGAAGGATTACTTGGAATATCAGCCAGAGAAGGTAAAAAGGATTTGAGCCTTTCTCTTCAGTTAGAACCTAACTTAAAGGGCAAAAAAGCAAAATTAGTAATTACTGATCAAAATGGAAAAGTATATTATGACAAGGTCCATACTTTATAA
- a CDS encoding GNAT family N-acetyltransferase: MIFRADKKYYKELEEIWEKSVRATHDFLTEKNIVDIKKEIPLYFEAVEIYCTKNCDGKVTGFIGIAEKKIEMLFVDPEYFGKSLGKTLIRYALENKEIDEVDVNEQNEKALKFYQYMGFEAISRDEFDSMGNHFPILHMKAKKMV; this comes from the coding sequence ATGATTTTTAGAGCAGATAAAAAATATTATAAAGAATTAGAAGAAATATGGGAAAAGTCTGTAAGAGCTACTCATGATTTTCTTACTGAAAAGAATATAGTAGATATAAAAAAAGAAATTCCTTTATATTTTGAGGCAGTAGAAATATACTGTACTAAAAATTGTGATGGGAAAGTAACTGGATTTATAGGAATAGCAGAGAAAAAAATAGAAATGCTTTTTGTAGACCCAGAATATTTTGGAAAATCTTTAGGAAAAACTCTTATTAGATATGCCTTAGAAAATAAAGAAATAGATGAAGTAGATGTAAATGAACAAAATGAAAAAGCTTTAAAATTTTATCAATATATGGGATTTGAAGCGATATCAAGAGATGAATTTGACAGTATGGGAAATCATTTTCCAATATTGCATATGAAAGCAAAAAAGATGGTATAA
- a CDS encoding MFS transporter: protein MNDRLKKFMIVFMIGFATTAMYSLPYMKSVFYDPMREALSLNHKQLGNLLSIYGIVATVSYFPGGWLADKYSAKKLVSFSLISTGILGMWMAMAPSYPILCMIFFLFGITTILTYFAAIIKVIRMLGDSSEQGRLFGLYEGFGGVAGTVLSFGGLYFFSKFENIIEGFKAATIMYSVCSMVCGVILFLIIKEREVEKKEQVKFTSLIQAVKMPKAWLISAIIFSAYMVFSSLTYLNPYMTEIFKMSMALVSFVAICRTYVIKFIASPLAGVIADKIGSSTKCLFGGFILVTITQAVFLITPGNPSLVYVALVNMLVLTILMFAFRGIYFATVDESNIPINVTGIVVGFVSVIGFLPDAFYYTLVGSWLDKYGNTAYKYVFSLSLACSILGIIASYALLRIVSREKKKEL, encoded by the coding sequence ATGAACGATAGATTAAAAAAATTTATGATAGTATTTATGATTGGATTTGCAACTACAGCTATGTATAGTTTACCTTATATGAAATCAGTATTTTATGATCCAATGAGAGAAGCTTTAAGCCTAAATCATAAACAATTGGGGAATTTATTAAGTATATATGGAATAGTAGCAACAGTTTCTTACTTTCCAGGAGGATGGCTTGCAGACAAGTATTCAGCTAAAAAACTTGTTTCTTTTTCACTGATATCAACAGGAATTTTAGGTATGTGGATGGCAATGGCACCAAGTTATCCTATTCTTTGCATGATTTTTTTTCTATTTGGGATAACTACTATTCTTACATATTTTGCTGCAATAATCAAAGTAATAAGAATGCTTGGAGATAGTTCAGAACAGGGAAGATTATTTGGACTTTATGAAGGATTTGGAGGAGTGGCTGGAACTGTACTTTCATTTGGAGGATTATATTTCTTCTCTAAATTTGAAAATATAATAGAAGGATTTAAAGCTGCAACTATAATGTATTCAGTTTGTTCAATGGTATGTGGAGTAATTCTTTTTCTGATTATAAAGGAAAGAGAGGTAGAGAAAAAAGAACAGGTAAAATTTACAAGTTTAATACAAGCTGTAAAAATGCCTAAAGCATGGTTGATAAGTGCAATTATTTTCTCTGCATATATGGTATTTTCAAGCCTTACTTATCTTAATCCATATATGACAGAGATATTTAAGATGTCTATGGCATTGGTTTCATTTGTTGCTATCTGCAGAACATATGTTATTAAATTTATAGCTTCTCCTTTAGCAGGAGTAATAGCAGATAAAATAGGTTCATCAACAAAATGTCTTTTTGGAGGATTTATTTTAGTAACAATAACACAAGCAGTATTTTTAATAACTCCAGGAAACCCATCATTAGTTTATGTAGCACTTGTAAATATGCTTGTTCTTACGATATTGATGTTCGCTTTCAGAGGAATTTATTTTGCAACAGTAGATGAATCTAATATTCCTATCAATGTAACAGGAATAGTAGTAGGATTTGTATCAGTTATTGGATTCCTTCCAGATGCTTTTTATTATACATTAGTTGGAAGCTGGTTAGATAAATATGGAAATACAGCTTATAAATATGTTTTTTCACTTTCTTTAGCTTGCAGCATTTTAGGAATAATTGCATCTTATGCACTATTAAGAATAGTGAGCAGGGAGAAAAAAAAGGAATTATAA
- a CDS encoding FMN-binding protein produces MLKKSIYTLLAGGLFLGMSFNLSAETKIYQGLGKSANFRVGPGKDSKGVDVYSLNYVTASGLFDENGRIINIVVDALELSTPNYDGPSMPHFSGWPGTAGYNVTDHESGNVTGISENTVENITAEVDSWKTKRERGKDYGMNPRNEWDKQMNFYQEFFKGKTVAEIETWFAKSTSDVNGRPLKEKSKNGKDIEKFSKLSDSEKKELVDVVAGATMSIKDSHGDILGAIKNAYENRVEVTLPSSK; encoded by the coding sequence ATGTTAAAAAAATCAATTTATACACTTTTAGCTGGGGGTCTATTTTTAGGAATGAGTTTTAATCTTTCAGCTGAAACAAAAATATATCAAGGTCTTGGAAAGTCTGCTAATTTTCGTGTAGGTCCAGGTAAAGACAGTAAAGGAGTAGATGTATACAGTCTTAACTATGTAACTGCTTCTGGATTATTTGATGAAAATGGAAGAATAATTAATATTGTTGTAGATGCACTTGAGTTAAGCACTCCAAACTATGATGGTCCATCTATGCCGCATTTCTCTGGTTGGCCTGGAACAGCGGGATATAATGTAACTGATCACGAATCTGGAAATGTTACTGGAATATCAGAAAATACAGTAGAAAATATTACTGCTGAAGTAGATAGTTGGAAAACTAAACGTGAACGTGGAAAAGACTATGGAATGAATCCAAGAAACGAATGGGATAAGCAAATGAATTTTTATCAAGAGTTTTTTAAAGGTAAAACTGTTGCTGAAATAGAAACTTGGTTTGCTAAATCAACTTCTGATGTAAATGGAAGACCTTTAAAAGAAAAAAGTAAGAATGGGAAAGATATAGAAAAATTTAGCAAATTATCTGATTCTGAAAAAAAAGAGCTTGTTGATGTTGTAGCTGGAGCTACTATGAGTATAAAAGATTCTCATGGAGACATTCTTGGAGCTATTAAAAATGCTTATGAAAATCGTGTAGAAGTTACTCTTCCATCATCAAAATAA
- a CDS encoding GNAT family N-acetyltransferase: protein MKEYILKNGKKLIIRLAEEKDAEGLLIHINEAGRETDFLGFGKEGYDKDIEHEKKYIKSFTPKNFMLVAIIDEEIIASCGITAREERIRLKHMGNLGICVQKKAWGIGVGNYLMEYVLEKAKEGGLTKVNLDVRIDNEKAIHLYEKFGFEKEGTIRKCLLIDGVYYDNYIMGREV from the coding sequence ATGAAGGAATATATATTAAAAAATGGAAAAAAACTTATAATAAGACTTGCTGAGGAAAAAGATGCAGAAGGACTTTTAATACATATAAATGAAGCTGGGAGAGAAACTGATTTTCTTGGATTTGGAAAAGAGGGATATGATAAAGATATTGAGCATGAAAAGAAATATATAAAGTCATTTACTCCTAAAAATTTTATGCTTGTGGCTATAATAGATGAAGAAATAATAGCAAGTTGTGGTATAACAGCAAGGGAAGAGAGAATAAGGTTGAAACATATGGGAAATCTAGGAATATGTGTTCAAAAAAAGGCATGGGGAATTGGTGTAGGAAATTATCTAATGGAATATGTTTTAGAAAAAGCTAAAGAAGGTGGACTTACTAAAGTAAATCTTGATGTAAGAATAGACAATGAAAAAGCTATACACTTATATGAAAAATTTGGATTTGAAAAAGAGGGAACTATTAGAAAATGTCTACTTATAGACGGAGTGTATTATGATAATTATATAATGGGCAGAGAGGTATAG
- a CDS encoding sensor domain-containing diguanylate cyclase gives MYNATLKILYPNNSLINTAMNNLKEREHFTYNLIKYNNLVTEDIQESSILIVFYPTEYDLEKLKKSVSSSTILIFILEQNILSNNYSLFNFANDMWFSPVSEQEILFRMEKIIDEIKLKKEKLLAENYLNTLINSIPDMVWFKDNNGIHLKVNDAFCNIIGKTRENIEGKDHFDIWDIPKPEYEKGGYICMESEEDVRKAGKTILLYEKVKNRNGFRRLNTYKSPLYDEDGEMMGTVGIAHDITDLENIDIELQLIINAMQFAILISNKNDDIINVNNKFVEYFNIEKDVIVKYNYRSWLKENLSLFTPIDESGCFECSNLKNLKLQVLKCHEKIILDTFQKEMGKLCIFRDVTKERELEKKLIHTSNTDYLTGLYNRRYLYEYMKHFTKVNQITILYIDLDNFKSINDIYGHQMGDEILVLTSSILKKNFSRDLISRIGGDEFLIISLRDLSMKEIMNKASLLIKDLKEAYINKTNFIHLSSSIGITTAYNKVINLDELIKQSDLALYEAKRKGKSQIYFLPSE, from the coding sequence ATGTACAATGCAACTTTAAAAATTTTGTACCCAAATAACTCTCTAATTAATACAGCTATGAATAACTTAAAAGAGAGAGAACACTTTACTTACAATTTAATAAAATATAATAATTTGGTTACTGAAGATATTCAAGAAAGCAGTATACTTATAGTTTTTTATCCTACTGAATATGACCTTGAAAAATTAAAAAAATCAGTGAGTTCTAGTACCATTCTAATTTTTATTTTAGAACAAAATATTCTATCTAATAATTATTCTCTTTTTAATTTTGCAAATGATATGTGGTTTTCTCCTGTATCTGAACAAGAAATTTTATTCAGAATGGAAAAAATAATTGATGAAATAAAATTGAAAAAAGAAAAATTACTAGCAGAAAATTATTTAAATACATTAATAAACAGTATTCCTGATATGGTTTGGTTTAAAGATAATAATGGAATACATCTAAAAGTAAATGATGCTTTTTGCAATATTATAGGTAAGACAAGAGAAAATATTGAAGGAAAAGATCACTTTGATATTTGGGATATTCCAAAACCTGAATATGAAAAAGGAGGATACATTTGCATGGAGAGTGAAGAAGATGTTCGTAAAGCTGGAAAAACTATTTTATTGTATGAAAAAGTAAAAAATAGAAATGGATTTCGTCGTTTGAATACATATAAATCACCTCTATATGATGAAGATGGTGAAATGATGGGAACTGTAGGAATAGCACATGACATCACAGATTTAGAAAATATTGATATAGAGCTGCAGCTTATCATCAATGCTATGCAGTTTGCAATATTGATTTCTAACAAGAATGACGATATAATAAATGTTAATAATAAGTTTGTTGAGTATTTCAATATTGAAAAAGATGTTATTGTAAAATATAACTATAGAAGCTGGCTGAAAGAAAATTTATCCTTATTTACCCCAATAGATGAAAGTGGATGTTTTGAATGCAGCAATCTAAAAAATTTAAAACTACAAGTATTAAAATGTCATGAAAAAATAATTCTGGACACATTCCAGAAGGAAATGGGAAAACTATGTATTTTCCGTGATGTAACCAAAGAAAGAGAATTAGAAAAGAAACTTATTCACACTTCTAATACTGATTATCTTACAGGGCTATACAATCGCCGTTACTTGTATGAATATATGAAACACTTCACAAAAGTTAATCAAATTACTATTTTATATATAGATCTTGATAATTTTAAATCTATAAATGATATCTATGGACATCAAATGGGAGATGAAATATTAGTACTTACTTCATCTATTCTTAAAAAAAATTTTTCTAGAGATTTAATATCCCGCATTGGAGGAGATGAATTTCTCATAATTTCATTGAGAGATTTGAGTATGAAAGAAATAATGAATAAAGCTTCTCTCTTAATAAAAGACTTGAAAGAAGCTTATATAAATAAAACTAATTTTATTCATTTAAGTTCAAGTATAGGTATAACTACAGCTTATAATAAAGTTATCAACCTAGATGAACTTATTAAACAGAGCGATTTAGCCCTTTATGAAGCAAAAAGAAAAGGAAAATCACAAATCTATTTCTTACCTTCAGAATAA
- a CDS encoding glycine betaine ABC transporter substrate-binding protein, giving the protein MEFLDYILKIHREIFFFSCEHIFLSFISIIMAVIIGIPTGIIITYYEKARKIILGAINVIQAVPSMALFGFLIPIIGIGKLPAIIIVVLYSLLPIVKNTYIGLDGISPLTIEVAEGIGMTKYQILQKVQFPLALPVIMGGVRIAVVTSVGLMTIAAFVGAGGLGYLVFSGIRTINNYQILAGAIPACILALLIDYLTGVLEKAIIPTGIQLNKKRSIFNNRKKKRILAVAMFAGIFFTVIFSGMVTMYKPASKKVIVMGSKEFTEGEILANIMAIMIEEKTDISIDRRFALGGTQICFNALKSNEIDMYVDYTGTVYGDTLKYPPIQDMEKVYDTVKKDMKEKYNIEVLRQLGFNNTYALAVRKDTAEKYNLKTISDLEKIVRNLTLSASLEFLNREDCFIGLSKKYKLDFRKVIGIDGSSKYLALTNKESDVIDVYTTDALLQKLNLVVLEDDRHFFPPYYAVPLIRGEIIEKYPEIVSIIEELQNVLNDKIVSSLNYKVENLGKKPNEVALEFIEEYKLLK; this is encoded by the coding sequence ATGGAGTTTTTAGATTATATTTTAAAAATACATAGAGAAATCTTCTTCTTTTCCTGTGAACATATATTTCTGTCTTTTATATCTATTATAATGGCAGTAATTATAGGAATACCAACAGGGATAATTATAACTTATTATGAAAAAGCAAGAAAAATAATACTTGGAGCAATAAATGTTATACAGGCAGTGCCAAGTATGGCTCTTTTTGGTTTTTTAATTCCAATAATTGGAATAGGGAAACTTCCAGCAATAATAATTGTTGTCCTTTACTCACTTCTTCCAATAGTTAAAAATACATATATAGGATTAGATGGAATAAGTCCACTTACTATTGAAGTTGCAGAAGGAATAGGAATGACAAAATATCAAATACTGCAGAAAGTTCAGTTTCCATTAGCTCTTCCAGTAATAATGGGAGGAGTCAGAATAGCAGTAGTAACATCTGTAGGACTTATGACTATAGCTGCTTTTGTAGGAGCTGGGGGATTAGGTTATCTTGTATTTTCTGGAATAAGAACAATAAATAATTACCAAATATTAGCAGGAGCCATACCAGCATGTATATTAGCTTTGCTGATAGATTATCTTACTGGAGTTTTAGAAAAAGCCATTATTCCAACTGGAATACAGCTCAATAAGAAAAGGTCTATTTTTAATAATAGAAAAAAGAAAAGAATATTGGCAGTAGCAATGTTTGCTGGAATATTTTTTACAGTAATTTTTTCTGGAATGGTAACAATGTATAAACCTGCAAGTAAAAAAGTTATTGTTATGGGAAGTAAGGAGTTTACAGAGGGAGAGATACTGGCCAATATAATGGCTATAATGATAGAAGAAAAAACAGATATATCTATAGACAGAAGATTTGCTCTTGGAGGAACACAAATATGTTTTAATGCTTTAAAAAGTAATGAAATAGATATGTATGTTGATTATACAGGAACTGTATATGGAGATACATTAAAATATCCTCCTATTCAGGATATGGAAAAAGTATATGACACAGTAAAAAAAGATATGAAAGAAAAATATAATATAGAAGTTTTGCGACAGCTTGGGTTTAATAATACTTATGCTCTGGCTGTGAGAAAGGATACTGCTGAAAAATACAACTTAAAAACAATAAGTGATTTAGAAAAAATAGTAAGAAATCTTACTCTATCAGCAAGTCTTGAATTTCTTAATCGAGAAGATTGTTTTATAGGATTGAGCAAAAAATATAAACTGGATTTTAGAAAAGTAATAGGTATAGATGGAAGTTCTAAATATCTTGCTTTAACAAATAAAGAGAGTGATGTGATAGATGTATATACTACAGATGCTCTTCTTCAAAAACTTAATCTGGTGGTATTGGAAGATGACAGACATTTCTTTCCACCATACTATGCTGTTCCTCTTATAAGAGGAGAAATAATAGAAAAATATCCAGAAATAGTTTCAATAATAGAAGAATTGCAAAATGTATTGAATGATAAAATTGTATCTTCTCTTAACTATAAAGTAGAAAATCTTGGAAAGAAGCCAAATGAAGTAGCATTGGAATTTATAGAGGAATATAAACTTTTGAAATAG
- a CDS encoding MATE family efflux transporter: protein MEKIKIKSLMSLTVPIFLELLLVNVVGNIDTIMLGKYSDKAVGAVGGISQVLNIQNVIFGFISLATSILIAQYIGARNKKKIKEVISVSVLFNIVLGILMGLIYFIFWNGILIKIKLPTELIGIGKTYFKLVGGLCVFQAITLTCGAIMKSHGNPKPMLFVNIGVNLLNILGNGMFIFGWFGMPILGATGVGISTVVSRGLGCLVGLVVMMRYCKFRFRKKYLSPFPFNVIKNLLSIGIPTAGENLAWNIGQLMILSMVNALGTSYIASRTYLMLVATFVMTFSISLGQGTAIQVGQLVGAHEPDEAYKKCFKSLKLSIILAFIVTSIVVLFKRNIMGIFTTDPVILEISLKVFPLMILLEVGRVFNIVIINSLHAAGDIKFPMFMGIIFIFIVAVLFSYILGIKLGWGLVGIWIANAADEWCRAIAMLLRWKSRKWESKRFV from the coding sequence ATGGAGAAAATTAAAATCAAGTCGCTTATGTCCTTGACTGTACCAATTTTTTTAGAGCTTTTATTAGTTAATGTTGTGGGAAATATTGACACTATCATGCTTGGAAAATATAGTGATAAAGCTGTTGGTGCTGTTGGAGGTATCAGTCAAGTTTTAAATATTCAAAATGTAATATTTGGATTTATATCTCTTGCTACAAGCATTCTTATAGCTCAATATATAGGTGCAAGAAATAAGAAAAAAATTAAAGAAGTTATCAGTGTATCTGTTTTATTTAATATTGTATTAGGTATTCTTATGGGACTTATTTATTTTATATTTTGGAATGGTATTCTTATAAAAATAAAACTTCCAACAGAGCTTATAGGTATAGGTAAAACTTATTTTAAACTAGTTGGAGGACTTTGTGTATTTCAGGCTATCACACTTACTTGCGGGGCAATCATGAAAAGCCATGGTAACCCAAAACCTATGTTATTTGTTAATATTGGAGTTAATTTATTAAATATTCTTGGTAATGGTATGTTTATATTCGGATGGTTTGGAATGCCTATATTAGGAGCTACAGGAGTTGGTATATCCACTGTCGTTTCAAGAGGACTAGGATGTCTTGTTGGTCTGGTAGTTATGATGAGATACTGTAAATTTAGGTTTAGAAAAAAGTATCTTTCTCCATTTCCATTTAATGTAATAAAAAATCTTCTCTCTATTGGAATACCAACAGCTGGAGAAAATCTTGCATGGAATATTGGACAGCTTATGATTTTATCAATGGTAAATGCTCTTGGTACAAGCTATATAGCCTCTCGTACTTATCTTATGCTTGTCGCCACTTTTGTAATGACATTTTCCATCTCATTAGGACAGGGAACTGCTATACAAGTAGGACAATTAGTAGGGGCCCATGAGCCTGATGAGGCTTATAAAAAATGCTTTAAAAGTTTAAAATTATCAATAATTTTAGCTTTTATTGTCACTTCGATAGTTGTTCTCTTCAAAAGAAATATAATGGGAATTTTTACTACTGATCCTGTGATATTAGAAATATCTTTAAAAGTGTTTCCATTAATGATACTATTAGAAGTAGGTAGAGTATTTAATATTGTTATTATCAACTCTCTTCATGCTGCTGGAGATATAAAATTTCCAATGTTTATGGGAATAATATTTATTTTTATTGTTGCTGTTCTTTTTTCATATATTTTAGGAATAAAGCTAGGATGGGGACTTGTTGGAATTTGGATAGCTAATGCTGCTGATGAATGGTGCAGAGCTATTGCTATGCTGCTTAGATGGAAAAGCAGAAAATGGGAAAGCAAACGTTTTGTTTGA